A single window of Granulicella sibirica DNA harbors:
- a CDS encoding TonB-dependent receptor yields MDAPSLCRLLSAVRFRLLGLGLALFSVASPVSPSGSWLYAQSISTAQLAGSVKDPSGAALAGATVTAADPTKGFSRSAKTDAQGNYQILQLSPGTYSVTFDAAGFSPLIQNNVVLTVGGQAELPATLKLGGAKETVVVNANAEIIETQRSSQGTTVDQLRITNLPTNGRNYINFTLTNSQIARDAAPSVGAIPTSGLNFGGVRARSNSINVDGADAGDYVSGGTRATVSQDAVQEFQIITNGFAAEYGRASGGVVNIVTKSGSNATHASAFGFLRNRYIQATNPFSNVNQPAYTRVQAGFTVGGAIVKDKTFYFFSTEITRREESGFSVIGGNNFGLTSIDVSKFYGAPAGALSIQGTAQQKAFLAGVPAATPGIQQYVALVGSSSSLALTGANPAFLQSTIGANNFVTSGAPTPASFTPLNLLIGNFPIQEKTEIYSLRLDHKLTNNQQLLLRANVSPSYLTGIQESAANQNLGENSFSRTASQRFHDFSILGQHTALFGTNKINELRIQFSRHPIRFANSSSPGGDSAAVNIPGFAYFGKTPFSVVDRIEDQTQLQDNFTYTLGSHTLKAGIDLRYIPINLTQGQLYGGGDYSFAGLNATDVSPALAGLPGFSPIQAYGLGIPQSFVQGIGSTSYKYDLKTLGAFVQDSWRVTSRLTLNYGVRYDIEAFPTQLALNFNTNQAERLFGVREGIRLRDDNVAPRVGLAYDLRGDGRTVLRGNYGLFYDRAPGNLQSQSSIFNSTKTPLVILAGGSPCTAASTVSPTNLNATNTFQGSLSNANCLPVASLNYLPGQQRFDPNNSASLFANQNFLAAGFPLAILPSGLPADLNYKTPYVQQISFGVEQDLGHQLSINIAYNSTGGRHLNRPVNVNPVNPALLVTNWRNANAAVAAGVAGVLPGTSQAAVASPTSNPLTVATASGTVPCGVGPAGPYVAPPLLNFFRRSGLNTSLASFLTSQGAGQCVALASQVALADGLGVGIAVPFGDMSPNLTTGTSSYNGLSLNLKKRFSSNYEFLASYTFSHAIDDSTDVVSTADAPQNNFNPNGERSVSTFDQRHRFVLSGVYNSGKISGTMFGSGFLPGVFSGVTVAPIIEISSGRPFNILTGTDTNFDFNSLTDRPNAVAPGTAANGCGSVPVASTYSPTGAFNAPCYIDAPASAAIGSSYFNGNVGRNTGVKPYVVFTDLRLAKAIALKHDMALQITADAFNLINKNNTLDVNLLYTNAGQETAASDPRQFQFGARLSF; encoded by the coding sequence ATGGATGCTCCTTCACTCTGCCGTCTGCTCTCGGCTGTTCGTTTCCGTCTTCTTGGGCTTGGGCTCGCCCTCTTCTCGGTGGCGAGTCCAGTGAGCCCGTCGGGTTCGTGGCTGTATGCGCAGAGCATCTCAACAGCGCAGCTTGCGGGTAGCGTGAAAGATCCGTCAGGGGCGGCGCTTGCCGGGGCGACGGTGACGGCGGCGGATCCGACGAAGGGGTTCAGCCGCTCGGCGAAGACGGATGCGCAGGGGAACTACCAGATTCTGCAGCTTTCTCCGGGAACGTATAGCGTGACGTTCGACGCGGCGGGGTTCTCGCCGCTGATTCAGAACAACGTTGTGCTTACCGTCGGCGGACAGGCTGAGCTCCCGGCGACGTTGAAGCTTGGTGGCGCGAAGGAGACGGTGGTCGTCAACGCGAATGCGGAGATTATCGAGACGCAGCGCAGCTCGCAGGGCACGACGGTCGATCAGCTTCGCATCACGAACCTGCCGACGAATGGCAGGAACTACATCAACTTCACCCTGACGAACTCGCAGATTGCACGCGATGCCGCGCCGTCAGTGGGTGCGATCCCGACTTCGGGGCTGAACTTCGGTGGCGTTCGGGCGCGGTCGAACTCGATCAACGTGGATGGCGCGGATGCGGGGGACTACGTCTCGGGCGGCACGCGCGCGACGGTGTCGCAGGATGCGGTGCAGGAGTTCCAGATCATCACGAACGGCTTCGCGGCCGAGTATGGCCGGGCCTCGGGCGGCGTGGTGAACATCGTGACCAAGTCGGGCTCGAACGCCACGCATGCGAGCGCTTTCGGCTTTCTGCGGAATCGCTACATCCAGGCGACGAACCCATTTTCGAACGTCAACCAACCGGCTTACACACGGGTGCAGGCGGGATTCACGGTGGGCGGGGCGATCGTGAAGGATAAAACGTTCTACTTCTTCTCGACCGAGATCACGCGGCGCGAGGAGTCGGGCTTCTCGGTGATCGGCGGGAATAACTTTGGGCTCACCAGCATCGATGTGAGCAAGTTCTACGGGGCTCCCGCAGGCGCGCTTTCAATCCAGGGGACGGCGCAGCAGAAGGCTTTTCTTGCGGGCGTGCCGGCGGCGACTCCGGGGATTCAGCAGTATGTGGCTTTAGTTGGCTCGAGCAGTTCGCTTGCGCTGACGGGGGCGAACCCGGCATTCCTGCAGAGCACGATCGGGGCGAACAACTTCGTCACCTCGGGTGCGCCGACACCGGCGAGCTTTACCCCACTCAACTTGCTCATCGGCAACTTCCCTATTCAGGAGAAGACCGAGATCTACTCGCTGCGGCTCGACCATAAGCTGACGAATAATCAGCAGCTTCTGCTTCGCGCGAATGTGAGCCCGAGTTATCTCACCGGCATCCAGGAGAGCGCGGCCAACCAGAATCTTGGGGAGAACAGCTTCTCGCGGACGGCGAGCCAGAGGTTTCATGACTTCTCCATCCTGGGGCAGCACACCGCGCTGTTCGGGACGAACAAGATCAACGAGCTGAGGATCCAGTTCTCGCGGCATCCGATCCGGTTTGCCAACTCGAGCTCGCCGGGGGGCGACTCAGCAGCCGTCAATATCCCGGGTTTCGCTTACTTCGGCAAGACGCCGTTTTCGGTCGTGGATCGCATCGAGGATCAAACACAGTTGCAGGATAACTTCACCTACACGCTGGGATCGCACACGCTCAAGGCCGGGATCGATCTTCGGTACATTCCGATCAACCTGACGCAGGGACAGCTCTACGGCGGCGGCGACTACAGTTTCGCGGGGCTTAATGCGACGGATGTGTCTCCGGCGCTTGCGGGTTTGCCGGGGTTCTCTCCGATACAGGCGTATGGGCTTGGGATTCCGCAATCGTTCGTGCAGGGGATCGGGTCGACGAGCTACAAGTACGACCTGAAGACGCTGGGAGCGTTTGTGCAGGATTCGTGGCGCGTGACCTCGCGGCTGACGCTGAACTACGGTGTGCGCTATGACATCGAGGCGTTCCCAACGCAGCTTGCCTTGAACTTCAATACCAACCAGGCGGAGCGGCTGTTCGGGGTGCGCGAGGGGATTCGGCTGCGGGATGACAACGTTGCGCCGCGCGTGGGACTGGCGTACGACCTTCGCGGCGATGGACGGACCGTGCTGCGGGGGAACTATGGGCTCTTCTACGATCGCGCGCCGGGTAACCTGCAGTCGCAGTCGTCCATCTTCAACTCGACGAAGACGCCTCTGGTGATCCTTGCGGGCGGGTCGCCCTGCACCGCGGCAAGCACGGTGAGTCCGACGAATCTGAATGCGACGAATACGTTCCAGGGGTCGCTGTCGAACGCGAATTGCCTTCCCGTCGCTAGCCTGAACTATCTGCCCGGACAGCAGCGGTTCGATCCGAATAACTCGGCTTCGCTCTTCGCGAACCAGAACTTCCTCGCGGCAGGCTTTCCGCTGGCGATCCTTCCCTCGGGACTGCCTGCTGACCTGAACTACAAGACGCCCTACGTGCAGCAGATCTCGTTCGGCGTTGAGCAGGATCTCGGGCACCAGCTTTCGATCAACATCGCTTACAACTCGACGGGCGGCAGGCATTTGAATCGGCCGGTGAACGTGAACCCGGTGAACCCGGCGCTTCTGGTGACGAACTGGCGGAATGCGAATGCGGCGGTGGCGGCGGGCGTCGCGGGCGTGTTGCCAGGGACGTCGCAGGCGGCGGTGGCGAGTCCGACCTCGAACCCGCTTACGGTGGCGACGGCTTCCGGGACGGTTCCGTGCGGCGTTGGGCCTGCGGGGCCCTATGTTGCGCCTCCGCTGTTGAACTTCTTTCGGCGGTCGGGGCTGAATACTTCGCTGGCAAGTTTTCTGACTTCGCAGGGTGCCGGGCAATGCGTGGCGCTGGCGAGCCAGGTTGCGCTGGCCGATGGGCTTGGGGTGGGGATTGCGGTGCCGTTCGGCGATATGAGCCCGAACCTCACGACGGGGACTTCGAGCTACAACGGACTGTCGCTGAACCTGAAGAAGCGGTTCTCGAGCAACTACGAGTTTCTTGCGAGCTATACCTTCTCGCACGCGATCGACGACTCGACCGACGTCGTCTCGACGGCCGATGCGCCGCAGAACAACTTCAACCCGAACGGCGAGCGGTCGGTGTCGACCTTCGACCAGAGGCATCGCTTCGTGCTCTCGGGGGTGTACAACTCGGGCAAGATCTCCGGCACGATGTTCGGGTCAGGATTCCTGCCGGGGGTGTTTTCCGGCGTCACGGTTGCGCCCATCATCGAGATTTCGTCCGGGCGGCCGTTCAACATCCTCACCGGGACCGATACAAACTTCGACTTCAACTCGCTCACCGATCGTCCAAACGCGGTTGCGCCTGGGACGGCGGCAAATGGGTGTGGAAGCGTTCCGGTGGCTTCGACGTATTCACCGACGGGAGCGTTCAACGCGCCGTGCTACATCGACGCTCCGGCGAGCGCCGCGATCGGGAGCAGCTACTTCAACGGGAACGTCGGCAGGAATACGGGGGTGAAGCCGTACGTCGTGTTTACCGATCTGCGGCTTGCCAAGGCGATCGCGTTAAAGCACGACATGGCGCTGCAGATCACGGCGGACGCCTTCAACCTCATCAACAAGAACAACACCCTCGACGTTAACCTTTTGTATACCAATGCCGGGCAGGAGACCGCGGCGTCCGATCCCCGGCAATTCCAATTCGGAGCACGGCTTTCGTTCTAA
- a CDS encoding M1 family aminopeptidase has product MRIAATVFLLGSLLAGADKAAIKGTVLDQSSAPVSTASVVLFPTDHSRAALTTHAAGDGSFRFEPQAQGSYTVCVEAQGFVRQCLPTFTVPGDGESVSLDSVRLQVASGGGVMVLPAQPDASVNTGRAFTPGTPQAQRAPEAPKPVTKDDLLRGAYGPSRANNDLLSYHLDVRVDPEKKSITGKNTVRFRMLQDGTRIQLDLVQALAVDKIVSVDEAGKTLGAPLKYTREERAVFIDFPKKLRKGKTYAIDFFYSGNPVEGGRFGGMTFKTDPAGRPWINTACEEEGASVWWPNKDQWKDEVESMDISVAVPNALTDVSNGRFVGKTDLGDGYTRWDWHVSYPINNYDVSLNIGDYTHFSDTHKGLSLDYYVLPENLEKAKTQFAQTPSMIDAYEHYFGDYPFIRDGFKLIEVPYSGMEHQSAVAYGNRYANGYLNRDWTGIGISLRFDFIIIHESGHEWFGNAVTAADRSDMWIHEGWTTYLECLYVEYMWGRDDEVAYVNALKKKVHNLTPIIPPHNQNVEPPQDMYFKGALFINTLRGIVDDDPKWFAMIHDFYQTFKYKTIMTEDVVNFFNQRTGMDLTPIFDEYLRHAAIPVLELKFNDAADTVDYRWKADEPKFAMPVDFSNGQPDQPLQRMKPTTTWQTMKTPLNSKAFAVATDRYYIEVEKQ; this is encoded by the coding sequence ACGGTGTTTCTCCTGGGCAGCCTGCTGGCCGGAGCGGATAAGGCAGCTATCAAGGGTACGGTCCTCGATCAGTCGAGCGCTCCGGTGTCCACGGCTTCGGTCGTTCTCTTTCCCACGGATCATAGCCGCGCCGCGCTCACCACACATGCGGCTGGCGACGGCAGCTTCCGGTTCGAGCCGCAGGCACAGGGCTCCTACACCGTCTGCGTCGAGGCGCAGGGCTTCGTCAGGCAATGCCTTCCCACCTTTACCGTACCGGGCGACGGCGAATCGGTTTCGCTCGACTCGGTGCGTCTCCAGGTCGCCAGCGGGGGCGGCGTCATGGTGCTTCCAGCCCAGCCCGATGCCTCGGTGAACACCGGCAGGGCTTTTACGCCGGGAACGCCCCAGGCCCAGCGTGCTCCCGAAGCTCCCAAGCCTGTGACAAAAGATGATCTCCTGCGCGGAGCCTACGGCCCATCCCGCGCGAACAACGATCTCCTGAGCTACCATCTCGACGTCCGCGTCGACCCGGAGAAGAAGTCGATCACCGGCAAGAACACCGTCCGCTTTCGCATGCTGCAAGACGGGACGCGCATCCAGCTCGATCTCGTGCAGGCGCTCGCTGTGGACAAGATCGTCTCCGTCGACGAAGCCGGAAAAACTCTCGGCGCTCCGCTCAAGTACACCCGCGAAGAGCGCGCCGTCTTTATCGACTTTCCCAAAAAGCTCCGCAAGGGCAAGACCTACGCCATCGACTTCTTCTACTCGGGCAATCCCGTCGAGGGTGGCCGCTTCGGCGGCATGACCTTCAAGACCGATCCCGCAGGGCGTCCGTGGATCAACACCGCCTGCGAAGAGGAAGGCGCGAGCGTCTGGTGGCCGAATAAAGATCAGTGGAAGGATGAGGTCGAGTCCATGGACATCAGCGTCGCCGTTCCGAACGCGCTGACCGATGTCTCGAATGGACGCTTCGTCGGCAAGACCGATCTCGGCGACGGCTACACCCGCTGGGACTGGCACGTCAGCTACCCCATCAACAACTACGACGTGTCGCTCAACATCGGCGACTACACCCACTTCAGCGACACCCACAAAGGCCTCTCGCTCGACTACTACGTGCTCCCCGAGAACCTCGAGAAAGCGAAAACGCAGTTCGCCCAAACGCCCTCGATGATCGACGCCTACGAGCACTACTTCGGCGACTACCCTTTCATCCGCGATGGCTTCAAACTCATCGAGGTGCCCTACTCCGGCATGGAACATCAAAGCGCCGTCGCCTACGGCAACCGCTACGCCAACGGCTATCTGAATCGCGACTGGACCGGCATCGGCATCAGCCTGCGCTTCGACTTCATCATCATTCACGAGAGTGGGCACGAGTGGTTCGGCAACGCGGTCACCGCCGCCGATCGTTCCGATATGTGGATTCACGAGGGCTGGACCACCTACCTCGAATGCCTGTACGTCGAGTACATGTGGGGCCGCGACGACGAGGTCGCCTACGTCAACGCGCTCAAGAAGAAGGTGCACAACCTTACGCCCATCATCCCGCCCCACAACCAGAACGTGGAACCGCCGCAGGACATGTACTTCAAGGGCGCGCTCTTCATCAACACGCTGCGCGGCATCGTCGACGACGATCCGAAGTGGTTCGCCATGATCCACGACTTCTACCAGACGTTCAAGTACAAGACCATCATGACCGAGGATGTCGTCAACTTCTTTAACCAGCGCACCGGCATGGATCTGACACCCATCTTCGATGAGTACCTGCGCCACGCCGCGATCCCGGTCCTCGAGCTTAAGTTCAACGACGCCGCAGACACCGTCGACTATCGCTGGAAGGCCGACGAGCCGAAGTTCGCCATGCCCGTCGACTTCAGTAACGGCCAGCCCGATCAGCCCCTGCAACGCATGAAGCCAACCACCACATGGCAGACGATGAAGACGCCGCTCAACAGCAAGGCGTTCGCCGTCGCCACAGATCGCTACTACATCGAAGTAGAAAAACAGTAG